Proteins from a genomic interval of Sparus aurata chromosome 21, fSpaAur1.1, whole genome shotgun sequence:
- the LOC115572732 gene encoding pollen-specific leucine-rich repeat extensin-like protein 1 — protein MKGALTASGSTEHELRSSRTSPLASRTRDPLSSARDPLSRSTQQDQRSTQQCQRSTLRHQRSTQQRQRSTEQHQRSTEQIHSAGPEIHSAVPEIHSAAPEIHSAAPEIHSADPLSSARDPLSSTRDPLSRSRDPLSSTRDPLSSARDPLSSTRDPLSSARDPLSSTRDPLSSGRDPLSSTRDPLCC, from the exons ATGAAAGGAGCTCTGACAGCATCGGGTTCTACAGAACACGAGCTCCGGTCCAGCAGAACGTCACCACTCGCAAG CAGGACCAGAGATCCACTCAGCAGCGCCAGAGATCCACTGAGCAGATCCACTCAGCAGGACCAGAGATCCACTCAGCAGTGCCAGAGATCCACTCTGCGGCACCAGAGATCCACTCAGCAGCGCCAGAGATCCACTGAGCAGCACCAGAGATCCACTGAGCAGATCCACTCAGCAGGACCAGAGATCCACTCAGCAGTGCCAGAGATCCACTCTGCGGCACCAGAGATCCACTCAGCAGCACCAGAGATCCACTCAGCAGATCCACTCAGCAGCGCCAGAGATCCACTCAGCAGCACCAGAGATCCACTCAGCAGATCCAGAGATCCACTCAGCAGCACCAGAGATCCACTCAGCAGCGCCAGAGATCCACTGAGCAGCACCAGAGATCCACTCAGCAGCGCCAGAGATCCACTGAGCAGCACCAGAGATCCACTCAGCAGCGGCAGAGATCCACTGAGCAGCACCAGAGAtccactctgctgctga
- the LOC115572729 gene encoding armadillo repeat-containing protein 1-like produces MTAEPDALAVVNQLRDLAADPMNRRAIVQDQGCLPGLILFLDHTNPQVVYSALLAIRYLAECRANREKLKGELGMMLSLQNVVQKPTTPGETKLLASEIYELLQASGGAESEPAEEAVSSRRKAQFFLGSSNKRAKTVVLHIDGLDDPSRRSLCEEALLKIRGVISFTFMMTVKRCIVRIRSDLKAEALASAIASTQVMTAQQVVKGENGDEVLIPFPAEGSLEVEQNVDLPDYLPEDESPSQEPDKAVTRVGNGQDGNSWLGAATNFLSRSFYW; encoded by the exons ATGACAGCGGAGCCGGACGCCCTGGCTGTGGTCAACCAGCTGAGGGACCTGGCCGCCGACCCCATGAACCGCAGGGCCATCGTCCAGGACCAGGGCTGCCTGCCGGGACTCATCCTGTTCCTGGACCACACCAACCCTCAGGTCGTCTACTCCGCCCTCCTG GCGATCCGTTACCTGGCAGAATGTCGAGCCAACCGGGAGAAGCTGAAGGGCGAGCTGGGGATGATGCTGAGCCTCCAGAACGTCGTGCAGAA ACCGACCACACCCGGAGAGACCAAGCTGCTGGCGTCGGAGATCTACGAGCTCCTGCAGGCGTCCGGCGGCGCCGAGTCGGAGCCGGCCGAGGAGGCCGTCAGCAGCCGCCGTAAAGCTCAGTTCTTCCTGGGCTCCAGCAACAAGAGAGCCAAGACTGTCGTCCTGCACATCGACGGGCTGGACGACCCG AGTCGCAGGAGTTTGTGTGAGGAGGCTCTGCTGAAGATCAGAGGAGTCATCAGCTTCACCTTCATGATGACCGTCAAGAGATGTATCGTCCGGATCCGATCGGACCTGAAGGCTGAG GCGCTGGCGTCGGCGATCGCGTCCACTCAGGTGATGACGGCTCAGCAGGTGGTGAAAGGAGAGAACGGAGACGAG GTTCTGATTCCATTTCCGGCGGAAGGTTCATTGGAGGTGGAGCAGAACGTGGACCTGCCGGACTACCTGCCAGAGGACGAGAGTCCATCTCAGGAGCCCGACAAGGCGGTGACCCGGGTGGGAAACGGCCAGGACGGGAACAGCTGGCTGGGAGCCGCCACCAACTTCCTGTCCCGCTCCTTCTACTGGTGA